The following are encoded in a window of Nocardioides houyundeii genomic DNA:
- a CDS encoding GMC oxidoreductase, whose translation MGASSPVHYDVLVIGSGFGGSVSALRLTEKGYRVGVLEAGARFEEDSFASTSFDLKRYLFLPQAGMYGIQRIDLLRDCMILAGAGVGGGSLVYANTLYEPLEAFYRDPSWAHITDWKRELAPYYDQAKRMLGVVENPVRTPSDEVMEQVAQEMGVGETFHPTPVGVFFGGPGQAPGETVPDPYFGGSGPARSACLNCGECMTGCRHNAKNTLVKNYLYLAEEQGAVVHPLTTVTRVRPRPGGGYEVQARWTKAKLSRRTAVRTFTCDEVVFSAAALGTQKLLHKLKGDGDLPHISERLGSLARTNSEAILGALAPDLATDYSQGVAITSSFHPDEHTHIEPVRYGRGSNVMSLLQTVLVDPVEGESRLRSWVREMWKERRNALDLYDVKHWSERTVIALVMQTLDNSITTIRVRTPFGWRMSSKQGHGEPNPTYIPVAYEAARRMAEAIKGTPGGNVGEPLNRPLTAHFIGGCTIGDSPETGVVDAYQRAFGHAGVHVVDGSAISANLGVNPSLTITAQAERAMAFWPNKGDPDPRPPLGETYRPLAPIAPRRPAVPASAPAALRLPIVAVT comes from the coding sequence ATGGGTGCCTCGTCCCCGGTGCACTACGACGTGCTGGTGATCGGGTCCGGCTTCGGCGGCTCGGTCAGCGCCCTGCGGCTGACCGAGAAGGGGTACCGCGTGGGCGTCCTGGAGGCCGGGGCCAGGTTCGAAGAGGACTCCTTCGCCTCGACCTCGTTCGACCTCAAGCGCTACCTCTTCCTGCCGCAGGCCGGGATGTACGGGATCCAGCGCATCGACCTGCTGCGCGACTGCATGATCCTGGCGGGTGCCGGGGTGGGTGGAGGGTCGTTGGTCTACGCCAACACCCTCTACGAGCCCCTGGAGGCCTTCTACCGCGATCCCTCGTGGGCCCACATCACCGACTGGAAGAGGGAGCTCGCCCCCTACTACGACCAGGCCAAGCGGATGCTGGGGGTGGTGGAGAACCCGGTGCGCACCCCCTCGGACGAGGTGATGGAGCAGGTCGCCCAGGAGATGGGCGTCGGCGAGACGTTCCACCCCACCCCGGTCGGGGTGTTCTTCGGCGGCCCGGGACAGGCGCCGGGCGAGACGGTCCCCGACCCCTACTTCGGCGGCTCGGGGCCCGCCCGCAGTGCCTGCCTCAACTGCGGGGAGTGCATGACCGGCTGTCGGCACAACGCCAAGAACACCCTGGTCAAGAACTATCTCTACCTGGCCGAGGAGCAGGGGGCGGTGGTCCACCCCCTGACCACGGTGACCCGGGTCCGGCCGCGTCCCGGCGGCGGCTACGAGGTCCAGGCACGGTGGACCAAGGCCAAGCTGTCCCGGCGTACGGCGGTGCGGACCTTCACCTGCGACGAGGTCGTCTTCTCCGCTGCGGCGCTCGGCACCCAGAAGCTGCTGCACAAGCTCAAGGGCGACGGCGACCTGCCGCACATCTCCGAGCGGCTCGGCAGCCTGGCGCGCACCAACTCCGAGGCGATCCTGGGGGCACTCGCGCCGGACCTGGCCACCGACTACAGCCAGGGCGTGGCGATCACCTCCTCCTTCCATCCCGACGAGCACACCCACATCGAGCCGGTGCGTTACGGCCGGGGGAGCAACGTGATGTCCCTGCTCCAGACGGTGCTGGTGGACCCGGTCGAGGGCGAGAGCCGGCTGCGCAGCTGGGTCAGGGAGATGTGGAAGGAGCGCCGCAACGCCCTGGACCTGTACGACGTCAAGCACTGGTCCGAGCGGACCGTGATCGCCCTGGTGATGCAGACCCTGGACAACTCCATCACCACGATCCGGGTGCGCACGCCCTTCGGGTGGCGGATGTCGAGCAAGCAGGGCCACGGCGAGCCCAACCCGACCTACATCCCGGTCGCCTACGAGGCCGCCCGCAGGATGGCCGAGGCCATCAAGGGCACGCCCGGGGGCAACGTGGGGGAGCCGTTGAACCGGCCGCTGACCGCGCACTTCATCGGCGGCTGCACCATCGGGGACTCTCCGGAGACCGGGGTGGTGGACGCCTACCAGCGGGCGTTCGGTCACGCAGGCGTGCACGTCGTGGACGGCTCGGCGATCTCGGCGAACCTGGGAGTCAACCCGTCGCTGACGATCACGGCGCAGGCGGAGCGGGCGATGGCCTTCTGGCCCAACAAGGGCGACCCGGACCCGCGGCCGCCGCTGGGGGAGACCTACCGGCCGCTCGCCCCGATCGCGCCGCGTCGGCCCGCTGTCCCCGCGTCCGCTCCGGCGGCCCTGCGGCTGCCGATTGTGGCAGTCACCTGA
- a CDS encoding succinic semialdehyde dehydrogenase — protein sequence MTASPFHGGSGRGPLSDGPRDPEHDPSASYALEPDYVAVLTARIRASGTETHEVRSPIDDAPLAHLPQSSPADVERAVARAREVQATWSRTPVAERAKMLLRFHDLVLDRQEEICDLICLESGKARKDAFLEVAHVAMTARYYGRVGASQLATTRVPGMFPVLTRVEVNRVPKGVVGIISPWNYPFTLSMSDGLPALLAGNAVVAKPDSQTTLTALLGASLLQEAGFPTDLWQVVAGQGAEVGTPLIAGVDYLCFTGSTATGKRIASECAERLIGCSLELGGKNPMLVLRDAPLERAAEGAMRGAFSNSGQLCISMERIYVADQIYDRFVERLVARTQSMAMGASLDWEVDMGTLISAQQLETVTAHVEDAVAKGARVLTGGRARPDLGPYYYEPTILEGVTPEMTCFGTETFGPVVSLYRFHDEADAIARANQGSYGLNASVYTGDGRRGREIARHIRCGTVNVNEPYGAAFGTLGAPMGGMRESGLGRRQGAEGILRYTETQSVGTQRGLPIGPPRGMSEETYAKLMTTSLRLLNKLGRA from the coding sequence ATGACTGCCAGCCCCTTTCACGGCGGCTCCGGACGCGGGCCCCTCAGCGACGGCCCCCGGGATCCCGAGCACGACCCCAGCGCGAGCTACGCCCTAGAGCCCGACTACGTCGCGGTCCTGACCGCGCGCATCCGTGCGTCGGGGACCGAGACGCACGAGGTCCGCTCCCCGATCGACGACGCCCCGCTGGCGCACCTGCCCCAGAGCTCGCCGGCGGACGTGGAGCGGGCGGTGGCCCGCGCCCGCGAGGTGCAGGCGACCTGGTCGCGGACCCCGGTGGCGGAGCGCGCGAAGATGTTGCTGCGCTTCCACGACCTGGTGCTGGACCGTCAGGAGGAGATCTGCGACCTGATCTGCCTGGAGTCCGGGAAGGCCCGCAAGGACGCCTTCCTGGAGGTGGCCCACGTCGCGATGACCGCGCGCTACTACGGCCGGGTCGGGGCCTCGCAGCTGGCCACCACGCGCGTGCCGGGCATGTTCCCCGTCCTCACCCGGGTGGAGGTGAACCGGGTCCCCAAGGGTGTGGTCGGCATCATCTCGCCCTGGAACTACCCGTTCACCCTGTCGATGTCCGACGGGCTGCCGGCGCTCCTGGCCGGCAACGCGGTCGTCGCCAAGCCGGACTCGCAGACCACGCTGACCGCGCTGCTCGGGGCGTCGCTGCTCCAGGAGGCGGGCTTCCCCACTGACTTGTGGCAGGTGGTGGCCGGACAGGGCGCCGAGGTGGGCACGCCCCTGATCGCCGGGGTCGACTACCTCTGCTTCACCGGGTCCACCGCGACCGGCAAGCGGATCGCCAGCGAGTGCGCGGAGCGGCTGATCGGGTGCTCGCTGGAGCTCGGCGGCAAGAACCCGATGCTGGTGCTGCGGGACGCCCCGCTGGAGCGGGCGGCCGAGGGTGCCATGCGCGGTGCGTTCTCCAACTCCGGGCAGCTGTGCATCTCGATGGAGCGCATCTACGTCGCGGACCAGATCTACGACCGCTTCGTGGAGCGGCTGGTGGCGCGCACCCAGTCCATGGCCATGGGCGCCTCGCTGGACTGGGAGGTGGACATGGGCACGCTGATCAGCGCCCAGCAGCTGGAGACGGTCACCGCCCACGTCGAGGACGCGGTCGCCAAGGGCGCCCGGGTGCTGACCGGTGGCAGGGCCCGCCCGGACCTGGGGCCGTACTACTACGAGCCGACCATCCTCGAGGGCGTCACGCCGGAGATGACGTGCTTCGGCACCGAGACCTTCGGGCCGGTCGTCTCGCTCTACCGGTTCCACGACGAGGCCGACGCGATCGCCCGCGCCAACCAGGGCAGCTACGGCCTCAACGCCTCGGTCTACACCGGCGACGGCCGTCGCGGCCGGGAGATCGCCCGGCACATCCGCTGCGGCACCGTCAACGTCAACGAGCCCTACGGTGCGGCGTTCGGCACGCTGGGCGCGCCCATGGGCGGGATGCGCGAGTCGGGGCTGGGCCGTCGCCAGGGCGCTGAGGGCATCCTGCGCTACACCGAGACCCAGTCGGTGGGCACCCAGCGCGGCCTTCCCATCGGACCGCCGCGGGGGATGTCGGAGGAGACCTACGCCAAGCTGATGACCACCAGCCTCCGGCTGCTCAACAAGCTGGGCCGCGCCTGA
- a CDS encoding glycerol-3-phosphate dehydrogenase/oxidase, which produces MTTPIALNPASRAAAISSMSAGELDVLVVGGGIVGVGAALDAVTRGLSTALVEQRDLGSGTSSRSSKLVHGGLRYLEMFDFALVKEALEERGLLLTRLAPHLVRPVPFLYPLAKAYERPYVGAGLALYDGLAMAGKYDMGVPKHKHLFRKQLARMAPDIRTDELHGAIRYYDCQVDDARLVMTIARTAANNGAHIATRTKVTGFLREGGRVVGVRARDLENGVDFEVRARSVINAAGVWTDQIQEMMGGEGALDVDASKGVHLVVPRDRIRSECGFITKTEKSVLFVIPWGRHWIIGTTDTPWDLDRAHPAASRADIDYLLGHVNRLLKVPLDHEDVEGVYAGLRPLLKPMRKEAGGETTKLSREHTTVSPVPGLVLIAGGKLTTYRVMGRDAVDMAVRERDQVRGSITDRVPLVGAYGFETRTNQRVALARAAGLEIGRIDHLLGRFGGLVDEVLSLIQERPELARPLAQAEEYLAAEVVYAVTHEGARHLDDVLTRRTRISIETFDRGVLAAREVASLMAQELGWDAGVADSEVDHYLRRVEAERQSQRKLTDQEADEARVQAPEIV; this is translated from the coding sequence ATGACGACCCCCATCGCCCTGAACCCCGCGTCGCGTGCCGCCGCCATCTCCTCGATGTCGGCGGGCGAGCTGGACGTGCTGGTGGTGGGCGGCGGGATCGTCGGCGTGGGTGCCGCGCTCGACGCCGTCACCCGCGGGCTGTCCACCGCCCTGGTGGAGCAGCGCGACCTGGGCAGCGGCACCAGCAGCCGCAGCTCCAAGCTGGTGCACGGCGGGCTGCGGTACCTGGAGATGTTCGACTTCGCCCTGGTCAAGGAGGCCCTGGAGGAGCGCGGGCTGCTGCTCACCAGGCTCGCGCCGCACCTGGTCCGCCCGGTGCCCTTCCTCTACCCCCTGGCCAAGGCCTACGAGAGGCCCTACGTCGGCGCCGGCCTGGCGCTGTACGACGGCCTGGCGATGGCCGGCAAGTACGACATGGGCGTGCCCAAGCACAAGCACCTGTTCCGCAAGCAGCTGGCCCGGATGGCCCCCGACATCAGGACCGATGAGCTGCACGGAGCCATCCGCTACTACGACTGCCAGGTCGACGACGCCCGCCTGGTGATGACGATCGCCCGCACCGCGGCCAACAACGGGGCCCACATCGCCACCCGGACCAAGGTGACCGGCTTCCTGCGCGAGGGCGGCCGGGTGGTCGGCGTACGGGCCCGCGACCTGGAGAACGGCGTCGACTTCGAGGTGCGCGCTCGCTCGGTGATCAACGCCGCCGGGGTCTGGACGGACCAGATCCAGGAGATGATGGGTGGCGAGGGGGCGCTGGACGTCGACGCGAGCAAGGGCGTCCACCTGGTGGTGCCGCGCGACCGCATCCGCTCCGAGTGCGGCTTCATCACCAAGACCGAGAAGTCGGTGCTCTTCGTCATCCCGTGGGGACGCCACTGGATCATCGGCACCACCGACACCCCCTGGGACCTGGACCGGGCGCACCCCGCGGCCAGCCGTGCCGACATCGACTACCTGCTGGGCCACGTCAACAGGCTGCTCAAGGTCCCGCTCGACCACGAGGACGTCGAGGGGGTCTACGCCGGGCTGCGCCCGCTGCTCAAGCCGATGCGCAAGGAGGCGGGCGGGGAGACCACCAAGCTGTCGCGGGAGCACACCACGGTGTCGCCGGTCCCGGGCCTGGTGCTGATCGCGGGCGGAAAGCTCACCACGTACCGGGTGATGGGCCGCGACGCCGTCGACATGGCCGTGCGTGAGCGGGACCAGGTCCGCGGCAGCATCACCGACCGGGTGCCGCTGGTGGGCGCCTACGGGTTCGAGACCCGGACCAACCAGCGCGTGGCACTGGCCCGGGCGGCGGGGCTGGAGATCGGCCGGATCGATCACCTGCTGGGCAGGTTCGGCGGTCTGGTCGACGAGGTCCTCTCGCTGATCCAGGAGCGGCCGGAGCTCGCCCGGCCGCTGGCGCAGGCCGAGGAGTACCTGGCGGCCGAGGTGGTCTACGCGGTGACCCACGAGGGCGCCCGGCACCTCGACGACGTGCTGACCCGGCGTACCCGGATCTCGATCGAGACCTTCGACCGCGGGGTGCTCGCCGCTCGGGAGGTGGCCTCGCTGATGGCCCAGGAGCTGGGCTGGGACGCGGGCGTCGCCGACTCCGAGGTCGACCACTACCTGCGGCGGGTGGAGGCCGAGCGGCAGAGCCAGCGCAAGCTCACCGACCAGGAGGCGGACGAGGCGCGGGTGCAGGCCCCCGAGATCGTGTGA
- the groL gene encoding chaperonin GroEL (60 kDa chaperone family; promotes refolding of misfolded polypeptides especially under stressful conditions; forms two stacked rings of heptamers to form a barrel-shaped 14mer; ends can be capped by GroES; misfolded proteins enter the barrel where they are refolded when GroES binds), with protein MPKILEFDENARRALERGVDKLANTVKVTLGPKGRYVVLDKKWGAPTITNDGVTVAREVELDDPFENLGAQLTKEVATKTNDVAGDGTTTATVLAQAMVHEGLRAVAAGANPMSLKRGMDAAAEAVGDALREAAREVETREDMASVATISSRDAHIGDLLAQAFDKVGKDGVITVEESNTMGTELEFTEGMQFDKGYISAYFVSDPERMEAVLDDPYILLVQGKISSVSELLPLLEKVIAAGKQLFILAEDVEGEALSTLVVNKIRGTFNAVAVKSPAFGDRRKAMMQDIATLTGGQVVAPEVGLKLDQVGLEVLGQARRVVVTKDNTTIIDGAGDATEVEGRVNQIKAEIESSDSDWDREKLQERLAKLAGGVCVIKVGAHTEVELKEKKHRIEDAVSATRAAIEEGIVAGGGSALVHAVSVLEDNLGLTGDEAMGVRIVRNSADEPLRWIAENGGVNGYVVTTKVRELGVGNGYNAATDEYGDLVAQGVLDPVKVTRSALVNATSIAAMLLTTEVLIVEKPEDEDEAPAAAGHGHGHGH; from the coding sequence ATGCCCAAGATCCTTGAGTTCGACGAGAACGCTCGTCGCGCCCTCGAGCGCGGAGTCGACAAGCTTGCCAACACCGTCAAGGTGACGCTCGGCCCCAAGGGCCGCTACGTCGTCCTGGACAAGAAGTGGGGCGCGCCGACCATCACCAACGACGGTGTCACCGTCGCCCGTGAGGTCGAGCTCGACGACCCGTTCGAGAACCTTGGTGCCCAGCTCACCAAGGAGGTCGCCACCAAGACCAACGACGTCGCCGGTGACGGCACCACGACCGCCACCGTGCTGGCCCAGGCGATGGTCCACGAGGGCCTGCGCGCCGTGGCCGCCGGAGCCAACCCGATGAGCCTCAAGCGGGGCATGGACGCCGCGGCCGAGGCCGTCGGCGACGCCCTGCGTGAGGCGGCCCGTGAGGTCGAGACCCGTGAGGACATGGCCTCGGTGGCCACGATCTCCAGCCGCGACGCCCACATCGGCGACCTCCTGGCCCAGGCCTTCGACAAGGTCGGCAAGGACGGCGTGATCACGGTCGAGGAGTCCAACACCATGGGCACCGAGCTGGAGTTCACCGAGGGGATGCAGTTCGACAAGGGCTACATCTCGGCCTACTTCGTCAGCGACCCCGAGCGGATGGAGGCCGTCCTGGACGACCCCTACATCCTGCTCGTCCAGGGCAAGATCTCCTCGGTCTCCGAGCTGCTCCCGCTGCTGGAGAAGGTGATCGCTGCCGGCAAGCAGCTGTTCATCCTGGCCGAGGACGTGGAGGGCGAGGCGCTCTCCACCCTGGTGGTCAACAAGATCCGCGGCACCTTCAACGCGGTCGCGGTCAAGAGCCCCGCGTTCGGCGACCGCCGCAAGGCCATGATGCAGGACATCGCCACCCTCACCGGTGGTCAGGTCGTCGCTCCCGAGGTCGGGCTCAAGCTCGACCAGGTCGGCCTCGAGGTGCTGGGCCAGGCCCGTCGCGTCGTGGTCACCAAGGACAACACCACGATCATCGACGGTGCCGGTGACGCGACCGAGGTCGAGGGCCGCGTCAACCAGATCAAGGCCGAGATCGAGTCCAGCGACTCCGACTGGGACCGCGAGAAGCTCCAGGAGCGTCTGGCCAAGCTCGCCGGCGGCGTGTGCGTGATCAAGGTCGGTGCACACACCGAGGTGGAGCTGAAGGAGAAGAAGCACCGCATCGAGGACGCCGTGTCCGCGACGCGTGCCGCGATCGAGGAGGGCATCGTCGCCGGCGGCGGCTCCGCCCTCGTCCACGCGGTGTCGGTGCTCGAGGACAACCTCGGTCTCACCGGTGACGAGGCGATGGGCGTGCGGATCGTTCGCAACTCCGCCGACGAGCCGCTGCGCTGGATCGCCGAGAACGGTGGGGTCAACGGCTACGTCGTCACCACCAAGGTCCGCGAGCTCGGAGTGGGCAACGGCTACAACGCCGCCACCGACGAGTACGGCGACCTGGTCGCCCAGGGTGTCCTGGACCCGGTCAAGGTCACCCGCTCGGCGCTGGTCAACGCCACCTCCATCGCAGCCATGCTGCTCACCACCGAGGTGCTCATCGTGGAGAAGCCCGAGGACGAGGACGAGGCCCCCGCAGCTGCGGGCCACGGCCACGGCCACGGCCACTGA
- a CDS encoding GuaB3 family IMP dehydrogenase-related protein, whose protein sequence is MTEIEIGKNKRARRAYAFDDVAIVPSRRTRDPEEVSVAWQIDAYRFDLPVLAAPMDSVMSPRTAIELGRLGGLGVLNLEGLWTRYDDPSVLLEEVASLRGADATRRMQEIYTEPVKAELITARLEEVRAAGVTVAGSLSPQRTKEFAKAVVDAGVDMFVIRGTTVSAEHVSSQAEPLNLKEFIYELDVPVIVGGCATYQAALHLMRTGAAGVLVGFGGGAAHTTRTVLGIAVPMASAVADVAAARRDYLDESGGRYVHVIADGSIGRSGDISKAIACGADAVMVGSPLARASDAPGRGFHWGTEAHHAELPRGQRVEFEPVGTLEEILFGPSRVADGTMNLIGALKRSMATTGYTELKEFQRVEVVVG, encoded by the coding sequence GTGACCGAGATCGAGATCGGCAAGAACAAGCGAGCCCGACGGGCCTACGCCTTCGACGACGTGGCGATCGTGCCCTCGCGTCGCACCCGTGACCCCGAAGAGGTCAGCGTCGCCTGGCAGATCGACGCCTACCGCTTCGACCTCCCCGTCCTGGCCGCGCCGATGGACTCGGTGATGTCGCCGCGCACGGCCATCGAGCTGGGCCGCCTCGGCGGCCTCGGAGTGCTCAACCTCGAGGGGCTCTGGACCCGGTACGACGACCCGTCGGTGCTGCTGGAGGAGGTCGCCTCGCTGCGCGGCGCCGACGCCACCCGGCGGATGCAGGAGATCTACACCGAGCCGGTGAAGGCGGAGCTGATCACCGCCCGGCTGGAGGAGGTGCGCGCGGCCGGCGTCACGGTCGCGGGCTCGCTCTCCCCGCAGCGGACCAAGGAGTTCGCCAAGGCCGTCGTGGACGCCGGTGTCGACATGTTCGTCATCCGCGGCACCACGGTCTCGGCCGAGCACGTCTCCAGCCAGGCCGAGCCGCTGAACCTCAAGGAGTTCATCTACGAGCTCGACGTCCCCGTCATCGTCGGCGGCTGTGCGACCTACCAGGCGGCGCTGCACCTGATGCGCACCGGCGCCGCCGGCGTGCTGGTCGGCTTCGGCGGGGGAGCGGCGCACACCACCCGCACCGTGCTCGGGATCGCGGTGCCGATGGCCAGTGCGGTGGCCGACGTGGCGGCCGCGCGCCGGGACTACCTCGACGAGTCCGGGGGCCGCTACGTGCACGTCATCGCCGACGGGTCCATCGGCCGGTCCGGAGACATCTCCAAGGCGATCGCGTGCGGCGCCGACGCCGTGATGGTCGGCTCGCCCCTGGCCCGGGCCAGCGACGCCCCCGGCCGGGGCTTCCACTGGGGCACCGAGGCGCACCACGCCGAGCTCCCGCGCGGTCAGCGGGTGGAGTTCGAGCCGGTGGGCACGCTGGAGGAGATCCTGTTCGGTCCCTCCCGGGTGGCCGACGGCACGATGAACCTGATCGGGGCGCTCAAGCGCTCCATGGCGACCACCGGCTACACCGAGCTCAAGGAGTTCCAGCGGGTCGAGGTCGTCGTCGGCTGA
- the groES gene encoding co-chaperone GroES, translating to MEVDTVSVNIKPLEDRIVVKPLDAEQTTASGLVIPDTAKEKPQEGEVVAVGPGRFNEDGDERIPMDISVGDKVIYSKYGGTEVKYSGQEFLILSGRDVLAIVS from the coding sequence GTGGAGGTCGACACTGTGTCGGTCAACATCAAGCCCCTCGAGGACCGCATCGTCGTCAAGCCCCTCGACGCCGAGCAGACCACGGCTTCTGGCCTGGTCATCCCGGACACCGCCAAGGAGAAGCCCCAGGAGGGCGAGGTCGTGGCCGTGGGCCCCGGTCGCTTCAACGAGGACGGCGACGAGCGCATCCCCATGGACATCTCCGTGGGCGACAAGGTCATCTACAGCAAGTACGGCGGCACCGAGGTGAAGTACTCCGGCCAGGAGTTCCTCATCCTGTCGGGCCGCGACGTGCTGGCCATCGTTTCCTGA
- the guaB gene encoding IMP dehydrogenase: MEIPEKFASLGLTYDDVLLLPGESDLAPSEIDTTSRLTREISLKVPLVSAAMDTVTESRMAIAMAREGGLGVLHRNLSIEDQAYQVDLVKRTQTGIISNPVTIGPDATLADLDRICGEYRVSGLPVVDGDERLLGIITNRDLRFTPVAEWATTKVDEVMTPMPLITGPVGIAREDATALLRQHKRERLPLVDEQGRLGGLITVKDFVKSEQFPHASSDADGRLLVGAAIGYFGDAWQRATTLVEAGVDVLVADTAHGHVHLLLDMVRRLKNDPATRHVQVIGGNVATRAGAQAFVDAGADAVKVGVGPGSICTTRVVTGVGVPQVSAVYEASLACKPAGVPVIADGGMKHSGEIAKALVAGADSVMLGSLLAGCEESPGELVFVNGKQFKSYRGMGSLGAMSSRGKKSYSKDRYFQAEVASDDKIVPEGVEGQVAFRGPLGAVAHQLIGGLTQSMFYVGARTVPELQDKGRFVRITAASLKESHPHGVQMTVEAPNYTGI, translated from the coding sequence GTGGAGATCCCTGAGAAGTTCGCCAGCCTCGGCCTGACCTATGACGACGTCCTGCTGCTCCCCGGGGAGTCGGATCTGGCCCCGTCGGAGATCGACACCACCTCGCGGCTGACCCGGGAGATCTCGCTCAAGGTGCCGCTGGTCAGCGCCGCGATGGACACCGTCACCGAGTCCCGGATGGCCATCGCGATGGCGCGTGAGGGTGGCCTCGGCGTGCTGCACCGCAACCTGTCGATCGAGGACCAGGCCTACCAGGTGGACCTGGTCAAGCGGACCCAGACCGGCATCATCTCCAACCCCGTGACCATCGGGCCCGACGCCACCTTGGCCGATCTCGACCGGATCTGCGGGGAGTACCGGGTCTCCGGACTGCCGGTGGTGGACGGCGACGAGCGCCTGCTGGGCATCATCACCAACCGCGACCTGCGCTTCACCCCGGTCGCGGAGTGGGCCACCACCAAGGTCGACGAGGTGATGACCCCGATGCCGCTGATCACCGGACCGGTGGGCATCGCTCGCGAGGACGCCACCGCCCTGCTGCGCCAGCACAAGCGCGAGCGCCTGCCGCTGGTGGACGAGCAGGGGCGCCTGGGCGGGCTGATCACGGTCAAGGACTTCGTGAAGTCCGAGCAGTTCCCGCACGCCTCCTCCGACGCCGACGGACGTCTCCTGGTGGGCGCCGCGATCGGCTACTTCGGTGACGCCTGGCAGCGCGCGACCACGTTGGTCGAGGCCGGGGTGGACGTGCTCGTGGCCGACACCGCCCACGGTCACGTGCACCTGCTGCTGGACATGGTCCGCCGGCTCAAGAACGATCCCGCCACCCGGCACGTGCAGGTGATCGGCGGCAACGTGGCGACCCGGGCCGGCGCCCAGGCTTTCGTGGACGCCGGAGCGGACGCGGTCAAGGTGGGTGTCGGCCCCGGCTCCATCTGCACCACGCGGGTGGTGACCGGCGTGGGGGTGCCGCAGGTGAGCGCGGTCTACGAGGCGTCCCTGGCGTGCAAGCCCGCGGGCGTGCCGGTGATCGCCGACGGCGGCATGAAGCACTCCGGCGAGATCGCCAAGGCGTTGGTGGCCGGCGCGGACTCGGTGATGCTGGGCTCGCTGCTGGCCGGCTGCGAGGAGTCGCCGGGCGAGCTGGTCTTCGTCAACGGCAAGCAGTTCAAGTCCTACCGGGGCATGGGCTCCCTGGGCGCCATGTCGAGCCGCGGCAAGAAGTCCTACTCCAAGGACCGCTACTTCCAGGCCGAGGTGGCCAGCGACGACAAGATCGTCCCCGAGGGCGTCGAGGGCCAGGTGGCCTTCCGCGGCCCGCTGGGCGCTGTCGCCCACCAGCTCATCGGCGGCCTGACGCAGTCGATGTTCTACGTCGGGGCGCGGACCGTCCCGGAGCTCCAGGACAAGGGCCGCTTCGTCCGGATCACCGCCGCCTCGCTCAAGGAGAGCCACCCGCACGGCGTGCAGATGACCGTCGAGGCACCCAACTACACCGGCATCTGA